The following nucleotide sequence is from Candidatus Hydrogenedentota bacterium.
ACCATCGACAAATGGGACACCGGCGTCGAGCCGCATCAGCAGAATCAATACGAGTACACGTCCAATTTCGTCTGGTCCGATACCGTGCATCAGGCAGCTTCGGCCTGCCACGACTACTTCAAGTGGGGCGATTACTTGACGGGCACGGGTAACGATCATGCAGAAGGCGGTTGGCTTGACCGCGACTATTTCGGGCTGGCCCTGGCGTGCTCGACGGGCATTCTCAACGAAGTCCCTTACTCGTATGCGGCCCATTGGGGCATGCCGTACGAGGTCAGCCGGCGCCGTCAAGCCCTCGTGAATACCTACGGCGCCGCGGCGGACCAGTGTTTCGCCATGGTGCAAGGCATGGCGCACCGGGATACCTCCGTGCTCATGCTTTATCCCCTGGAACTTGTCGCGGCCGAGGAACGTTTCGGCAGTTGGATGACACAATACGGCTATGCGAACTACATTACCCAAGCCAAGCTGCTCGAACGCGGGAAAGTCCTGAACGGAGCCCTCGAGGTAGCCGGACGGCGGTTCACGACGTTGTGCGCCACGTTCGAACCCTTCCCGGCGCCCGAGTTGCTCGAGATGATGCGCGCCATGGTCGAGAACGGATGCCGTGTAGTATGGTCAGGGCCGCCGCCGGTGTTGCTTGCCAACGGAGAGAGCGCGCTCGCGCGGTGGCAGGATCTGACCGGAGTCGACTACGCCCCCGGCCTCAACGAAGGGCTCCTCGCGCCCGGACGCCAAGTCGTGTTTGACGGCGCATTCGCCTCGATCCCGCCCATGACCATCCTGACCGACTTCATCGTGGACCGCATCTACCCCGTCACGCCGCGTGAAGACGTCCAGGCCGTTGCGCGCGTGAAAGAGAAAATCGTAGGAGCGCACAGAGTGACGCCCAGCGGCGGATCGGTAACGTTTCTGGGATTCCGTCCGCGCGATGACCAGTCCATGAGTCTCGGTTATGAAGAACGGCACTGGTTCGATATTCTCGACGCACTCGGGGCGTACCCGGGCACCGGCCGGTTCGAGGGTGTGAATGACAACGCCGATTACGTCTCTCGTACTTCGGATTACCTGGCGTGCACGTTTCCAAACGGGGCCGTTTCCATCGCCCCCCATCTCCGTCTCCTGGAAGAATGCTGGCCCGGCGGATTCGCCCGCAAACCCGACGAGGACAAGGCCATCGTCGAGCAGCTCGACCTGCCTTCGGAAGCCGTTTTGCTCGACGGATTCCACGTGGGCGGACATGCCGTAACGTACGCGGGCAACCACGCCGTTACCTTCCGTATGGATGACGAAGGCCGATTGACTGCCTTCTGCGGGATGGGAAGCGACCGGATCACCATCGACGGCAAGACGACCGTCTACGCAGACAGTCCCATACCCACCGCGGCCTGGGCGCCCGTCGAATCCCAACGCCGCATAGAGGGCGGCGCTCTCATGGAGATGTTCTTTCAAGGAGACGGCGCCGTCCACATCCCCGTCTACGGGTTGCCCGAGGCCGTCCAGGTCGTGGCACAGGGCCCGACCCTCGGCAGCCGCGGTCAAGCTGTCCCGAGCCAGCGCGAGGGCGATACTCTCACCATCACTCTCGACCAGACGAGTTCAAACCGCTGGCTCTTCGTCCTGCCGGGCGGATGACATCCATCGAGCACGTACAGGCCGCGACGTTGCTGCCGGCCCCGCTCTGATGATGCCCGCACAACCGACCCGCTGCCTGGCGAGTCTGAACATATGACGCGCTCCCCCTTTGAACCATTCACGCCCCCACCGTACAATTCACCAATGCGAATCGGTTTAGTCACCCTCGGTTGCGACAAGAACACCGTTGACAATGAATATATCGCCGGACTGTTCGAAGCCCGCGGGTGTACCGTCGTCTTCGAACCCTCACCCGACGGCCCCGGGCTCGATGCCGTGGTTGTTCTCACCTGCGGTTTCATCGCAGACGCCAAACAACAGTCCATTGAGACGCTCGTAGCATGGGCGGAAGCAGCGGCTCGCGACGGGGCTCCTCGCCTGTACGCCGCGGGCTGCCTGGCACAGTGCCATGCCCCGGAATTGCTCGATGCCATCCCCGAGATTCAGGGCGTTGTCGGAGTCGGCCAATTCACCCAGCTTGTAGACCTTGTCGTTTCCGGTGCATCGCGCAGAGACCTCGTGAGACCCAAACCCCTTGTAGAGATTGCCTCGCCCTTGCCGCGCCGCAGAGCCGACACCCGTCCATATTCGTTCCTCAAAATTGCCGACGGATGCAACCATGCATGCAGCTTCTGCTCGATTCCCCTTATGAAAGGCCGCTTGCGCTCCGTCCCCCCTGAGATCCTCCTCGAAGAAGCACAAACCCTCCTTGCGGAGGGCGTCCGCGAACTCGTTCTCGTGGCCCAGGACGTCTCCGTCTACGGATGGGACAGACACGGCTCATACGGGCTTCCCGAACTCCTGCGCGACCTGTGCGCCCTCCCCGGCGACTTCTGGCTGCGCTGCATGTACTGCTATCCCGGCGGAATCACCAGCGAGCTGCTCGAAGTCATGGCCTCCGAACCCAAGGTTGTTCCCTACATCGACGTGCCTCTCCAACACGTTGACCCCGAGATCCTCAGGCGCATGCGCCGGCCTTCGAACCGGATCAACCCGCGCCGCCTCGTGGCTCGCTTACGTCAAGCCATACCCGGCATCGCGCTCCGCACCACCATGATCGTCGGGTTTCCAGGTGAAACCCCGGCCGAGCATCGCCGAATGCTCGACGGCATACGAGAACTCCGGTTCGACTGGCTGGGCGCGTTTCCCTATTCGCGCGAACCCGGAACCTCCGCCGCCGTCGCGCCGCGACAGGTTGGAGAACGCGTCCGCCAGAACCGATGGGAAGCCGTGATGGCCGCGCAGGCCGAGATCGCCCAGGAAAATAGCCGCTCGAGAATCGGCAACGTCGAGCGCGTGCTCGTCGAAGACTACGACAAGAACCACAGCCAGTGGGTCGGAAGGTCCGCCCGTGAAGCCCCCGAAGTCGACGGGGTCGTCCTGCTCCAATCAGCCCGAAAACTACACCCGGGCCAGTTCGTCACGGCCAAGATCATCGGCGCCGATATCTACGACGTTACTGCCCGGGTCATCAGGGAATAATCAAAACAAGTCCTGGCCGGTATGCCTCCACAGGCCCGTGAGGCGAGCGGATTGAGCGGACGGACGGCTCCTTTCCCGGCCAACGTTCGGGTTCGGTTCGGGCAGCCTGATGCTTATAAACGGAACTCCATTCCCTGTCAGCGTCCTGCCGAAGCGTAATCCCGATGGCTCAGGAAGCGGCATTCTCCTGATGAGCCGCCTCACCATTCAAGACATCGGGTTGGGCTCTCTCGCACCATAAAATCATGCCGAGGACATGCGCGAATCAGTTCGGATGGACTCTCGGCAACCGCAATTGTTCATGAACCTTCGCTTGATGGTGCGGATTCTTTTTCGAGCTTGCTCAGATACTTCTGAGGGTCTGCCTCGAACGCCTTGACGCAGTCCTTGCAACAGAAGCGCACCAGGCGGTTCCCCGCAACGTAGTCGACGGGGTCGCCCATCGAACCGAGCTTTTCGCCAGACACGACGCAGGTCTTAACAGGGTAGCTGTCTTTCTGTTTCTCGATGACGGCGGCGTCGAGCTTCTTCAGGTAATTCGCTGGGTCTTTCTCGAACGTAGCCGGGCATTCTCCACAACAGAACCGGACCAATCGGTTCTTGTACACCTTATCGACAATCTCGCCCATGGAACCGAGTTTCTGCCCCGACACGAGGCACGTATCGAGGGGATAAAGCTTCTTCTGTTCCTTGATTTCGGCCGCGTCGATCTTCTTCCAGTACGCCTCCTTATCTGCTTCGAACTTGGACACACATCCCTCGCAACAGAACCGGACTTCGCGGCCGCCATAGCTCTTGATGATTGGTTCGCCCCGGGATCCCAGCTCTTCGCCCGACACCGGGCAGGTCGTGAGCATATAGATATCACCCTTCGGGGGCGGGGTAGCTTCCTGCGCCGCGGCGTCCGTCCAAGTCAATCCGGCAAGGGCCACGACGCCCGCCAGCACCACCATCGCAATCGTTTGTTTCATGGGGTTAACCCTCCGTGTTTCCGTCGCCGTTTCGCTTGACGGTTATGGGAAACTTCGCTTTGTCGCTCAACAAATCGTCACCAGCTAAAGCGGCCGAATCGCCAGACTCCATCCACGGGCCGCCCATCAGGGACTCCAACCGCGCGGAAGCCTGTTGCACGTCCCGGACCGCGCGCACTTGCTCGAGTTCAAAGTTGAGCAGGGTTTGCACGCTTTGAAGCAGGTCGAGAAAATCCGCGCCCGCGCTGGTAGCATAGCTGACCTGAAGGCTTTCATAGGCAAGACGGGCTTTTGGCAGCAGGTCATCCGCGTACAGACTGTAACGGCGTTGCGCGTCCTGCATCTCGAAGTACGCCATACGCGTTGCTTCTTCAAGCGATAAGATGACGCGTTGCTTTTCGTGTTCCGCAGCCGATTTCATCTGCCGTGCTTCCGCGATGCCCGCCTTCACCTTCTTCCGCCAGACCGGCAGGCTTAGCGTTAGAGAGACCATCAAGTCGTCGTCAGGCTCTTTTCCGGTCACAAACCGGTCATATTGCGCCAGGGAGTTCACGTTCATGGCGGCTTCGAAAGGGTTTGCCGCCATGCCGGTCAGCAGGCTGTTCGCCGCACCGGCGGCCTCAAGGGTCGCAGTGGTCTTGTCCATCATGGGAGGCATGTTTTTCATTTCCTCGAACTCGACTCCGAGGGTGAATTCCGGGTAGCCCATCTTCTTCGCCAGACGAATCTCGGCGGCTCGCGCGTCAATTACGTGATCCATAACGCGGACTTCAGGATTGGCCCCACGCACACGAGCGAGCACGGCGGCAGGCTCCGGCGGAGCGGGCGGCAATCCGCAAGGCTCGGGCCACTCGGGTGGTTCTGCGTTGTCACGTCCCAGGGCCGTGGTCAGACGCGCTGCAAGGGCGGGGCGAAACTGGGCCAGTTCCTTCAGGCGGTCTTGGATGGCCGATTGCTCCATCTGGACGCGAAGGAGTTCGTCCTCGGTGGCCAGGCCCAGAGCGTACTTTGTTCGAACTGTTTCTTCCATATATTGCAGCAATTCGACCTGCCCCTGAGTGACCCGAAAGTTCTCGCTCAGGTAGGCATACTCAAAGTAAGCGCGTTTGACATCGGTGAACAGGGTATTTCGCTCCGCGTAGAACCGTTGGAGGGCCGCTTCAGCTTCCGAGACCGCGGCGTCGCCTCGCGCGCGCAACGTACCGAACCACGGAAACATCTGCATAAGGCCGACACGGTATTGAGATTCCTCCGAGCGGACAAAATAGCTGTAGGTGAATTGGGGGTTATCGAGGGCGGTAACCTGGGGAATCTTCTCGAGAGCCGCCAGCCATTCCGCGTGCCTTGCATGGAGACCGGGGTGGTTTTCGGCCGCTTCCATAAGGTACGCATGAAGTTCTTCGTTCCCGGCGAAAAAGGCTGGCGGCTGTACCTCGGGCTCCGCACCGATAACGCTAACTAGAAGAATCAACCACATGACGATCCAACTCCTTCTTTATGGGTGCGCACGTGCCGCCTCAGCTTTCGCCGGGCGCCGGCGGGGCCGCACCCTGTCCCAACATCCGGAATTTGATCTCTTTGACCCAGCAATACAGGACAGGAACAAGAAAAAGCGTAAGCAGTTCAATGGTCATTCCGCCGAACGAGGGAATCGCCATGGGAACCATGACATCGGCCCCCCGGCCTTTGGACGTGAGCACCGGCACCAGCGCTAACACCGTGGTCGCGGTGGTCATCAGGCAGGGACGGATTCGCCGCAACCCGGCAGCCAGCGTCGCCTCGCGGATATCCTTGATAGAAGTGATCCGCCTGCGGGCGAAGCTTTGATCGAGATACGTTGCAATCACGACCCCGTCGTCCGTAGCAATGCCGAAAAGCGCTAGAAAACCTACCCAGATGGCCACGCTCAGGTTGATCTGGTGCACCTGGAACAACTCCCGCATGTCCACCCCAAATAGATCGAAGTTCAAGAACCACGGTTGCCCGTATAGCCACAGGAGCAAGAATCCCCCAGACCCGGCAACCAACAGCCCCGACCACACCAGCAATGTGGTGAGATACGACGTGAACTGGAAATAGAGAAGAAGGAAGATAATGAACAAGGCAACCGGGATGACCACGGCCAGAGTTTCCTGGGCGCGCACCTGATTCTCGTAACTTCCCGCAAAGCTGTAGCTTACTCCTGCCGGCAGGCTCCATTCGCCGCTATCAAGTTTCTGCTGCAAGTACCGCTGGCAATCTTCCACCACATCCACCTCGGTATGCCCAGGCTTCTTGTCAAGAAGCACATAACTCACCAGGAACGTGTCCTCGCTCTTGATGGCCATCGGCCCGCGAACGTAGCGGATATCAGCCAGTTGGATGAGCGGGATCTGGGTGCCGTCCATGGATGGGACCAGAATTCGCTCCAGCGTCTCAATCCGATCGCGCAACTCGCGCAAATAGCGGACGCGGACCGGGTAGCGCTCGCGTCCCTCAACCGTGGTCGTCAGCCGGATGCCGCCCAAGGCGACCTCAATGACGTCCTGGACGTCCCGGATTCGCAGTCCATAGCGGGCAATGGCCTCCCGGTTGATGTCAATCTCAAGATAGGCGCTGCCCACGATGCGGTCCGCAATGACCGCATCTGCCTGAACGCTCGGAACTTCTTTGAGGTAATGCTCGATCTCGAGCCCCACCTTCTCGATGGTTTCCAGGTCAGGCCCTTTCACCTTCACGCCCATGGGCGCGCGCATGCCGCTTTGAAGCATTACTATCCGCGCGTTGATGGGCTGGAGCTCCGGAGCGCTGGTCGTGCCGGGAACCTGGGCCGCTTTCACGATCTCCTGCCAGATGTCGTCGGGGGACTTGATATGATCACGCCATTGGCGGTAGGGCCGCCCAAAGGGATCGGGGATCAATGCGCCGCTGGCATCCCGCGCAAACTCATTTGCGCCCTCGTCGTACTTGAACGTGAGCCGGCGTCCGTTCATGTCCGTCAAGTACTCAGGCTTATAGTTGATGACGGTTTCGATCATACTCATGGGAGCGGGGTCCAAGGCACTTTCAGCCCGCCCCACTTTACCCACCACGGCGTCCACCTCGGGGATTGATGCGATGGACCGGTCCTGAAGCTCGATGATGTCCAGGGCCTCGCCTACGGAAGCATGCGGCATCGTGGTGGGCATGTAGAGGTACGAGCCCTCGTCCAAAGGAGGCATGAACTCCTTTCCAAATCCGGGGAACTTATGCGCCATACTGACCCAGATGGGATTGAGACGGATCCGCTCAGCGGGTATTCCCACCTTCCCGATGGCAGCAGGGACCACCCCGAATACACGATCGAATCCCAGCCAGGCTGTCAATCCCGCCAGGACAAGGAGGCTCACAGCGCTGACATAGACCCATTTATGATCGAGAAACCACGCCAGGAAGAACCGGTAAGTCCACTGG
It contains:
- a CDS encoding TolC family protein, which produces MWLILLVSVIGAEPEVQPPAFFAGNEELHAYLMEAAENHPGLHARHAEWLAALEKIPQVTALDNPQFTYSYFVRSEESQYRVGLMQMFPWFGTLRARGDAAVSEAEAALQRFYAERNTLFTDVKRAYFEYAYLSENFRVTQGQVELLQYMEETVRTKYALGLATEDELLRVQMEQSAIQDRLKELAQFRPALAARLTTALGRDNAEPPEWPEPCGLPPAPPEPAAVLARVRGANPEVRVMDHVIDARAAEIRLAKKMGYPEFTLGVEFEEMKNMPPMMDKTTATLEAAGAANSLLTGMAANPFEAAMNVNSLAQYDRFVTGKEPDDDLMVSLTLSLPVWRKKVKAGIAEARQMKSAAEHEKQRVILSLEEATRMAYFEMQDAQRRYSLYADDLLPKARLAYESLQVSYATSAGADFLDLLQSVQTLLNFELEQVRAVRDVQQASARLESLMGGPWMESGDSAALAGDDLLSDKAKFPITVKRNGDGNTEG
- the rimO gene encoding 30S ribosomal protein S12 methylthiotransferase RimO, with protein sequence MRIGLVTLGCDKNTVDNEYIAGLFEARGCTVVFEPSPDGPGLDAVVVLTCGFIADAKQQSIETLVAWAEAAARDGAPRLYAAGCLAQCHAPELLDAIPEIQGVVGVGQFTQLVDLVVSGASRRDLVRPKPLVEIASPLPRRRADTRPYSFLKIADGCNHACSFCSIPLMKGRLRSVPPEILLEEAQTLLAEGVRELVLVAQDVSVYGWDRHGSYGLPELLRDLCALPGDFWLRCMYCYPGGITSELLEVMASEPKVVPYIDVPLQHVDPEILRRMRRPSNRINPRRLVARLRQAIPGIALRTTMIVGFPGETPAEHRRMLDGIRELRFDWLGAFPYSREPGTSAAVAPRQVGERVRQNRWEAVMAAQAEIAQENSRSRIGNVERVLVEDYDKNHSQWVGRSAREAPEVDGVVLLQSARKLHPGQFVTAKIIGADIYDVTARVIRE